The genomic region GTAGATATTACCCTATGTTCATCAGACCAGAAATCAATATCTTTTTTCGTTTTCGCTATACTGAACTTCAATATACCTACATCGAGCATTTcgatttaccttttcagattttctgatttccctaccacgttcaaacttctgacatgccACACACCCTCTCGTAATAATTCAGTTCGTTATTCCATTTTTTCGTCAATGGAGACACACTGTTTGAATTTCAGTCCATATGTcccgtggatacacattgtgtgtctttcatGTTTCCTTCTatgtcctcatgccgttgatcattgctgattgatcattgctgattgatcactgctgattcttgggCCTCTCAGAATAAGTTTCCCAACGCAAGGGCAAgacaaatgtagtcgaattaaagcaggttATTTGGAGAGTATTAAAATACAATTTCAGACactaagaagaagggatcggttggtaggacatgctctgaggcatcaagggatcaccaatttagtattggagggcagcgtggaaggtaaaaatcgtagagggagaccaagagatgaatacactaagcagattcagaaggatgtaggttgcagcacgtactgggaaatgaagaagcttgcacaggatagagtatcatggagagtgttgtgacttgacaagacagccaagccactaggagaggaagccgaaaggcacgcgtttaagctcacgcaggctggcgtgaggtctggaacaggtaaagtaattatactagcaaaaaaggtacgtagcttctggaatacttaactttaatccataattggtgaacatcggtctgacggtagacgcatcacaagataaatagcaattgacaatggcgccttgctaggtcgtagcaaatgacgtagctcaaggctatgctaactatcgtctcggcaaatgagagcgtaatttgtcagtgaaccatcgctagcaaagtcggctgtacaactggggcgagtgctaggacgtctctctagacctgccgtgtggcggcgctcggtctgcaatcactgatagtggcgacacgcgggtccgacgtatactaacggaccgcggccgatttaaaggctgccacctagcaagtgtggtgtctggcggtgacgccacagagagttgcatcaaaccaatctctggactgaagacgacaacaacaacagtaacaaaagtAATGTATGACTTTTGCTATTCGCGCAGCAAAATAAATGGCAATGGTCGAAGCAGAATCAGCTTTTATGGAGAAGAAACATGAACGACAAACTGTTCATACAAGAAGACACACAAGAACACAGCAGAACTGATCTGTATTCttaaacttattctgtatttttaaACTTAGTAAACATAACTTAGTAAACTTAAACGTAGTAAATTTAGTAAAAGAAGGaaacatattattaatattattgtatgtattattaatattattattattattactataaatcTAATCATGATCGAATGGAAAGCAGTTATCAAATTGAATGAACAAACTTGCAATCAAAGACTGTTTTGGCTTCCACGTGTTCTCAAACATTGGATTTCTGCTACTTTCAAGGTTATCACGTCAGCTCTTCAGTTTTTAAATGAAATGCTacgtaagaatgctaaagattatattaTTGGATCGGATAATTATTTCGAAGGTCAGGACCAGCTGCAAGTTAACATGGAGTTTAGCAGGCTGCTGCTTGCGGAAATGAAATCTCATTTGAGAACAGTGCCTGTTGCTACAACTGGAGGATGgggatttactttttttttttttttgttttgtttgagtcctcagtcttctgagtggtttgatgcatcCCGTCACGAACtgctcccctgtgccaacctcttctctcagagtagcacttgcaacctacgtccttgatTATCTGCTGTatgtattgcagtctctgtcttcctctacagtttttgccttctacatatgcctctagtaccatcgaagtcattccatgatgtcgtaacagatgtcctatcatccagtcgcttctccttgtcattgatttccacatattcctttgctctcctaTTCTGCAcggaacctcattccttaccttatccgtccacttATTTTTCAACATTCGCCCGTAACATCAATCTCTAGTGCTTCGATTcgtttctgttccggtttccccacagtccatgtttcaccaccatgcaatgttacgctcaaacgtatgttctcagaaatttcttcctcaaattaaagcctatgttggatattggtagacttctcatggccggaaatgccctttttgccggtgctagtctacttttaatgtcctccttgctccgtctgtcattggttgttttgctgtctaggtagctgaataccttaacttcatctacttcgtgaccatcaatcttgatgttaaatttctggctgttctcatttctgctgctactgattactttcgtctttcttccatttactctgaatccatattctttactcattagactgtgcattccattcagtggatgatgtagttcttcttcactttctgttaGAATAACagtgtcatcatcgaatcgtatcattggtattctttcacctttaattttaatttcactcctgaacctttgttttattccaTCATTACTTCTGTGATGTACAGATTGGACAATAGGGGCGAAAAACTATATGttgtcttacacattttttaacctgagcatttctttcttggtcgtccacttttattattccctcttgtgcatattgtatattacccgcctctccctattgcttatccctatttttcccataatttcaaacatcttgtgcCATTTTTCACTGTCGAGAGCTTAAGTAGACAAATCCTgtgaacttttctttattttttttagtcgtgcttccattatcaaccgcaacgccagaattgcctcactggtgcctttacctttcctaaagccaaactgatcgtcatctaacacatcctcagttttaaataaaaagatgtgacccacagaagatgacaaatAGGCGTCGAAATATgtgtgggtaaatataaaaatagaaaatataaattaattgtatttgcataaggctgatttccaacaCCGCACGCAACGAAACACGAACAATAGATTACTGCAATATAGCTTGTCGCCGTGGTACAGTCCCTCAAATTCGTCCGTCATTTAAGTATTGTTAGCGCACATTAGAAAATCAAACGTAATTCTCTGGATGCTCGAAAATATGCTCTTTCCAACTGTGATTAGCTCGAAATCAATTATGGAAAACAAAGTTTCTCAAACCAAATGgtattttcaactgtttttgtaGGAACTTGGAAAGCAGTATGAGAATGATATTTTATACTGTATAACATTATATTGATAAGTAGTTGTTGTTCAAAGTTTCATGTTTATCTTACCTTTAATCTACAAAATATAAGAAGCCAAAGCGAAACTTTATTCGCAGCACCATTTTCCGGCTACTTTGCTTCAATTTATATAGCATTGTTAACCCTTATTGGAAATTAAACTCACTGttatagagagggggaggaggagggggcttTGAGGGGCTTAAAGCACTTTGTTTTGAATAAGAGTGGTTTTCAAGCTTTAATAGAAAACGGAATTTGTAAAGGAAGTATCAAAAATACCCTAATTTCAGAGTTtgacaaaaatcaaaatattggaaaatagtaggtgaatgaaattttgtgttttACGTCCTTGTACTGCCAACTGATTACGTACTAAgcgccatgtgcaccctgcttacTTTACGAAATATGAGAATCAGAAGCTGACATTTTTTGCTGCCGCAGTTTTCGTACCCAATTTTGAATTAAATTACCTAGAATTGTTAGCCCGCAGTGAGTAATCCAACGCACTTTTTTTGCGGCTCAAACCATGACATTTCTAACGAGTCCAGTTATCTGAGTTTTACAGAACACTGTTTTTGCAAAATAAGCTCGAAAATGCCATATCTCGACCTTTTTAGAAAAGCTACAACGTTGtacttaatttattcagtattgcAAAGCGGTATGTAAATGAGACATATATTTGAGAACCTTTTGTTGTAGGTTACTACATGCCTACTTCTACGTTCGTCATAACTTTAAACTCTAAGATATAAGAAGCCAAACTTTGACATTTTTTGGGCGCCGATCTTTTTCGGGCGACTTGTTTAAAATTTTATGGCTGTATATCGCTCGTAAAATTTGTTTCATTGTTATTCTTAAGAGAGCTCATATAGTTGTACAAGATAgtcaaatttcatttctttcaaccAACTATTACCCGAAATACATCTCAGATTAGCTAGAAATTCAGGATCGGTTTGCACAAGGTCGCATATGTATTCAAGCAAATGACTATATCTCGGCCAGTATTGTTTCGATGAACTCCAAACGTTACCGATGTTCATTAGGGAAATGTGCGAATGTCCACATAAAATTTCTGCGAAATCTGAGATGGGCAAGGAGGGAGGCGTAGGTGAGTTGAGATAGAGTGACCCATTAGCTACTCCTGGCCAAAATTTAAAGAGAGATTTATTACTAAATCATCTTTTCAATTGGCCACTTGCTGTGAAGTCTATGAACATATCCTCCTTGACAGATGTGCCTCCTTTGGAAGTATTTTCAAATGGATCACCAAACCAAAAATCCATAAGTTTTAACACATTCAGGCACATTTACGACTACTTCTAGGGTTTGgttgttttaatttcagatccACAATTCCAGTATCTTACGAAAAGCTTTAACTTTATCAGCAGTTTCCAATATATGTGTATTTGCTCTCTGAAGCTGAAGATAtgaggtggactctgaccacaatctattggttatgaactgtagattaaaacttaagaaagtgcaaaaaggtgggaagttaaagAGATTGGAGcttgataaattgaaagaaccataggttgtagagagtttcagagaaagcattagggacctattgacaagaacggggggacgaaatgcagtagaagaagaatgggtagctttgagagatgaaatagtgaaggcagcagaggatcaagtaggtaaaaaagacgaagtctaatagaaatccttgggtaacagaagagatattcaatttagttgatgaaaggagaaaacataaatatgcagtaaatgaagcaggcaaaaaggtatacaaaagtctcaaaaatgagatcgacaggaagtgtaaaatggttaagcaggggtgcctagaagacaaatgtaagtatgtagaggcatatatcactaggggtaagacagatacttactacaggaaagttaaagatacctttagagaaaacagaagaacttgtatgaatatcaagagctcagatggtaaatcaGTTTTTggcaaacaagggaaatcagaaaggtggaaggagtatatagagggtccacacAAGAGCGATCTACTTGAGGGTAAtatttatggaaatagaagaggacgcaggtgaagatgaaatggaaaatatgatacagcgtcaagaatttgacagagcactgaaacaaggccccgagagcagacaacattccattagaactactgttttaatctgtcaggaagtttcaaatcatagcacactccgctgcagagtgaaaatctcattctggaaagatcccccaggctgtggctaacccatgtctcagCTATATCCTTtgttccgggagtgctagttctgcaagattcgcagaagagcttctgtgaagtttggaaggtaggagacgaggtactggcggaattgaagctgtgaggaggggtggtgagtcgtgcttcggtagctcagttggtagagcacttgcccgcgaaaggcgaaggtcccgagtatgaatctcagtccggcacacagttttaatctgtcaggaagtttcatatccctgattttattctatctgtatattgagcatgcaataaaggaaacaaaagaaaaatttggagtaggcattaaaatccatgcagaagaaataaaaactttaacgtatgccgatgacattataattctgtcggagacagcaaaggacctggaagaacagttgaatggaatgggcagcgtcttgaaaagaggatgtaagatgaacatcaacaaaagcagaactaggataacggaatgtagtcaaattaagtcaggcgatgctgagggaattagataaggaaatgagacacttaaagtagcaaatgagttttggtatttatgAAGCAAGGTAACTGATAATGATCGAAGTagataaaatataaaatgtaaactggcaatggcaagaaaagcgtttctgaagaagagaaatttgttaacatcgagtgtcaggaagtcttttctcaaagcatttgtatggagggtagtcatgtatggaagtgaaacatggacgataaatagtttagacaagaagagaatagaagctttcgaaatgtggtgttacagaacaatgctgaagattagctgggtagataacgtaagtactgaggaggtactgaacagaattggggagaagaggaatttgtggcacaatttgactagaagaagggatcgattggtcggacatattctgaggcatcaaggaatcaccagtctaatattggagggcagtgtggaggataaaaatcgtagagggagaccaagagatggatacactaagcagattcagaaggatgtaggttgcagtagatacttggagacgaagaggcttgcatatgatagagtagcatggagagctgcatcaaaccagtctctgcactaaaGACTACAACATCAACAACTGTAAATCAAGGGAAAGGTGAAGGTAAATAACTCAGTAGATTACAAACATTAGTAACTTTATTATCATTTTAATTTGTCTAAAAAATTAATTCTTAATGTTATGTTACACTAACAGTCTTCATTTACAACAAAACTATTtagtatatgcactggactaataAAAATTCGTTACGTTTAATACCTACTGGCACCATGATGATTTTTGTAAGTGCTATAATAATTGGAAGCCATGCCCAAAATACCTGGAGTTATGAAGCATGATAGTCGacataaatttatacttaaaactaaattgtacaaattagttacagttgacACTAATAAATACCACAGTCTTAAACATGGTTgtttctcagcaaccgtatactaAAGATCTCTTCGTCAGAAGACAttcttagtaggtgtcgaaacctacgtCAGTTCTACCAAACAGTTATTTTCAACCGATTGGCTGCATAATTCCTACGTTTTAAAAAAGTAATGAATATGTTATTTGAGCAAAATTGTCACTATGACATCATGAAATGCGCAGAACTCTTTCAGCGAAAGTGCGTTTAATAATGTGCACAAAAGAATAATTTAGTTGTTTCGTGCTGAATGGTGAATCTGTGACAGAACTGGCTGTTTGCTGCCTACCAGCTGAGGACGCCAGGCACGTACTTGTCGATGAGGCTCTGGTAGTATGGCTTCAGCTTCTCAATGTCGGGCATCTCGTCGCTCTTCGAGTAGAGGTCGTATTTGCTGCAATAGAGAAGATCAGTTTTAAAAATACTGTGCTAAAATATTTGAATTAGGTTCCGTAAATCTACTGCCACAGTAGGTAATAATTCGCGTGAAGTAAGTTCCGTATCTCGTAGACCTACCAAAATACAATTCTGTGAAAGATGGAAGTCAGATAATTTGAAGCTGATCTCCAAACGAAGATTTGTACTATCTTGTGATATAAAGATACTATTTCCACCAAGACAATTACTttatctgcaaaatttgttgcagtAATACTAGAAGCCAATTTCAGATCAGAAAGGTCATATCCAAATAATAGCAACGGACGAATGAGTATGAGCCTCAAAATACTTTCAAAATATTAGCTCTCTTGTTCACCTCATCGAGGTGACGCAGTAATAATTCACTGCCCATGCATCCGTTAAGTGGGCGGTTGAAGCTCCCATACTGCCATCCGGATTTAGGATTTGGTGGTATACGTAAATCACATATGGCATGCCACGCTAATTCCTTTGAAAACGGTGCGACAGATTCTATaacccaaatcttccttccttttattaAGCTAAAGGACTGAGTAGATATATGGAGCGTCACTATACATCCAAACATAGTAAGAATTTTCATGTATCACCATAACAAGTCGCAAAACATAATGCGAGTTCACGTTCGGAATCTGTTGTTATAACTCACATAATAAAACATCCGCTTCAGATGCCAGCAATTTCTCATTTATTGCACGACCAGTTTCAAAGCCTCAAGCTATAGCTTCAGATGCCACGAAGTGATTATGGAAACATATATTTGTGGCGCTCGTGCCAATCAGTAATGGAAGATTACACTGACGTCAAACAAACGTATGGTAACGTAGGACCAGCAACCGCAGCGCCCGCCTGAATAACATGACATCAAAATTAATGTTTCCGTAATGGTACCTGAGGCTTTAGGCTTCGAAACCGCTCGTGCAGtaaataagaaattactggcaactgaagcggacTTTTTTTATTATACAAATATAttcctcagttgcggatgtccGCTTTGTCAAACATTCTTTCTTATAAAGTGCGAGGATCATTAAGATGTTTCGATATGTAGTGACACCTAGTCCGACAGGGCTTCATTTCGAAAGAACACTTAAACTCATGTTCAGTAAGTAACTTGATAACATTTGATAAGGACTTTTTGTCTGAAAGCAGGAGGCATGATGATAAAACAAGCAGTATTTGCTAGAGAAAGTAAAAGCCTTGACGCTAGCAAGCCGTTAACTTCCAGTTTAAAATACGATTGCGTTATCCTATTCAAGAAACCGTgtctaccgtttttttttttttcattcttcaagGAATTCGTAGCGAACAATTAGCATATTTCTTTCTCACACTTACTTGAACTCTAAGACCCACTTGAGGGTTTCCATGTCTTCCTCGTTGCAAAGGTGCATGTAGTCGCCAGACGAGTGCCACGGGTAGAAGGAGTGGAAGCGGATGATCTTGTGGCCCATCTCTGGCAGTTTGGAGCCGTTGTGCTTCAGCAGGCGGTACACGTACTCGTCGTGTCCCCAGGCCATCAGCACGTTGTCCAGACCGCAGTTGGGAGTGTACATGCCGTACTTCGTACTGTAACAGTACAATGCCTTCTAAGTTTGTTATGCACCATAAGAGTTTCATACTGCGCTAACATGTTACTAGTCTCTCTACGGCAAAGATACATCAATATGATCCCAAAATTCCTCTAGTTTTGCGTGAGGGTTTGCTTACTTGTACTTGGGGTTGTAGGTGTCCGGGTTGTCGTGGAAAGTTGTGTTTCTGTAGACAATGGAGTCGGCCCAAGCGCAACCAACAGGGAAAGTGTCTCCAGTAACGGCCCACTGCGGCTCATCGTAGAACGCCATTATCTGGAACAATAGGTTTACTTCATTAATCAGGTCTCCTAAATCAATAGCTGACAGTAACTGCATTAATTACCCTCATCATTATTGACTGGCGCGAATGATGTTTGATGCAAAGTCGTCGCATGTGTGAAGAAATTTCCTTCTCATGTTACCTGCGTTCTAAGAAACAGTGTTTAATGTCCTACGTTTTATTTTGTATTGAATAAAAGTTTGTTGGGCCAGGATTCTGTTCGGCCTTGAGGTGAGATTCCTTCTCTCCAACGCTCAGATTGATATGCAAATGGCTGGCATGTATGtcacgtcgccggccggagtggccgagcggttctaggcgctacagtctggaaccatgcgaccgctacgttcgcaggttcgaatcctgcctcgggctgggatGTGtgtagatgtccttaggttagttagatttaaatagttataaattataggggattgatgatctcagcagttaagtcccatagtgctcagagccatttgaaccatatgtcacGTCAGATTCTACAGTTATTTATACAAGGTAACTCTCCAAAGAGtcctcaggtgcattttctctggtgtttttggCAGGTATTTGCAATTTAGGCTTTTCAGTGTGTAGCTGAATCTGTCCAAAACAAAGATTGTTCATCACGCCTTCCATGTGACGCCCAGCATAGACGGATAGTATCAGTTTGTTTACCATTACAAAGGAAATGATTTTCAAAGCGGAATTTCATACGTCAGTTATACATCACTCTAGTGCAGTATTCGTTTTATTGGTACGTTTTATCAGAGGCAGAGAAACAGGAAGAATAATCAATCTGTAAtccagcagcaactgagcagcACTGCTGCATGGAAGGCAGTTGTCGGCGCGATACAGAGCAGTGCTGTCGCTGCAGAAGTATTGGTTATTCtaattgttttactgtccctgttaatatgtATCGATAAGACAACGTACTGACTTATACGATACCGATCTAttgaatgagcacgtaaaattatCCTCCCATTTTTAACGCGAAACGAATCACCGTTTCCCACCGACACAGGACCTCGTATGAAAGACTTGATACGCCGTATTTCTTTcggttgactccagctacacacattgcaaaaacgaaattgcatatATCTGcggaaataccagagaaaatgcttCTGACGATTATTCGGAGAGGAACCTGTTATAACAGAGTTACAAGCAGTATTTTCGGAGGAACCCTGCTGTTATGATTGGTATTTAAGTAATAAGAAAACAGATCCTTTCATTTTAATTCATTCAACTATAGTTCCTTGATGAGACATTGTATATTGAACAAAGCAAACGAAACACTTTTTTGTCTTGTTTCACAAAGGTTTGCCTTCGTACGACCCCACATACAggtcgtaagtcattttcaggttcATAACTGGGTGTTATCTCTGGAATAGTTGTATACCGGAAAATGGGATTACAGCTAAAAATTTGTGTCTTACGAAAATTAAGTTTCGTGATGCAAGATAAAACAGTTGTTTAGTTTATTGAAAATTTATCTGTTAATCACCTCATCCGAAGGAAGAAACACGAGGACACAACAGCTCGTCGTAAAGAACAGTTAGTTGTGTTCGTGTGAGCTCACCTTGCCCATGTCATGAAGCAGTCCTGTCAGCTGGAGCCAGTCGCAGTCCGGGTGGTCCTCGCGAATGCGCTCCGCCGTCTGAAAGGCGTGCACGATGTTGGGCACGTCGACGTCGGGGTCACTCTGGTCCAGCATGCCGCTCAGCCGCTCCAGCGTGTCCATGATGGGCGCGCGGAACTTGTCGAACTTTAGCCACTTCGCATGCTGTTCTGTAAGACAGACGACATATCCGTAAAGAGTAAGTACACGGCAACCAGCAATCAGGAATAATCCGCGTCATTTCTGGTTGCGCAGGGCGGACTTACTGTTGACGAAGTCGACGGTCTGGTACTTGTGCATGTCGTAGTAGAGCTTGCGGACCCGCTCCTTGATGGGGTCCGTGTCGTCGATGGTGTAGTCCCTGAACTGGGCGATCGGTTTCCCCGCGTGGATGGGTTCCGGGCGCAGGATCTCCGAAGGGTCGATCAGAGGACGGTTCtggaaaaaatattacactgtAATTTCCAATCGTGCACAGCACTGTGCGCGATTATTAAAATAGGCCCATTCTGGAGAAGTTCAAATTTCCGTCAGATTATTCAGATTTAGGGAGAAGGCGAGAGCACGTTCTTTGAAAAAGTCACGCTCTAGAACTCCTCCACTCTCCTGCTTATCGATCTGTTGCCAATACGTGTTCATGAAGGcaggaagaaaaatcaagatttaGCGATCCGTCGACGATGAAAGGACTAAGTACGGATATTCTATGCGTCGTAGAAGGAGACAAGCCTAAAGCGACCAGGGGCAACCAACAGATAACCAGCTGACCACTTCACCAACACGCTCGGTGTTATGGACGAGAAACCTAATGCTTAACGTACAAGACTAACTAATGTGTGACAAATGGActaactaaagtgcgcgtcatttacgacggcggccgagtttaggttcgttctgcgcctcttacgtcacaaaacacagtcagccaatgaacagagaacgacgttgccacagctcgactgcagtgcagagcacagacgagtttgagaaacgttcagtcataaatacagtaattgaacaaaagcaatgtcttgatagcagactttcttttatagaaagtttggaaaaagcattctttataccaattgctttatattctattaattaataaaccaaacaagcaataagcctcctaatttagGCGATAGcagggaaaggtgtttgtatcattctcactaaccgctttttcgcaataaagaacagcggtaattgtttgtttcctatcgtacttcgacgaaacgtgagtaattcatagtcataccaacagtgtttgtcggtattttgcgtgatattttaaactcCTCCAGGAAGAGCGACGAATGACGTGCTACGCTAGCGTAATGATTAAAGTGTTTGGTTACTGAacgaaaggtcctgagttcaagcttTGTTCATgggttaatattttctttatttaaaaacaatatcgaagtgtcttacttcatgaattttattcgtttgagtgtaatttttgatatttctagtggcaactaaaatcgatcatacggaaagtatacgctatggacttttacctctgcaaactcttcaaaatttcgtgcaatggtttactacatttaacgctgcacaataactgcgttgaacatcgaaacaaaattaagtcatttatgaggtgaaggtatcagtcaagaagatgtgtaaaaatcaaatttttgggccaaatagtttttgtgaaatcgaattataaggtgtgtcaaagcagtcgcacagcgcggaatgcggggagcacgtctctgtagcagcgaaagggttaatttgGCCGTGTTggttttacttcataaactgcgcgctcccccctaaacgtaagtttgcgaactatattatactatggcgctgcttctcttggcgcgtgcaactggcaacgcagcaatcgcCTACGTCTGGGcgagcatgcgcgaaccgccaagataaaagaattgaactatagtatctCATTATCCACTAGCAACTAAGGACTTTACAGTGACAACTTGCCTTTTGACCGGTTTAAAAACTGGTATTCTACTCAGATGATGTCTCGTCAACTGTTCACTCTTTCGTGTAACTCCGTCTTAACTGTTATCTCTATTGCAACTATAGACTTGCT from Schistocerca cancellata isolate TAMUIC-IGC-003103 chromosome 7, iqSchCanc2.1, whole genome shotgun sequence harbors:
- the LOC126092128 gene encoding inositol oxygenase-like isoform X1 yields the protein MASAKVMNRPLIDPSEILRPEPIHAGKPIAQFRDYTIDDTDPIKERVRKLYYDMHKYQTVDFVNKQHAKWLKFDKFRAPIMDTLERLSGMLDQSDPDVDVPNIVHAFQTAERIREDHPDCDWLQLTGLLHDMGKIMAFYDEPQWAVTGDTFPVGCAWADSIVYRNTTFHDNPDTYNPKYNTKYGMYTPNCGLDNVLMAWGHDEYVYRLLKHNGSKLPEMGHKIIRFHSFYPWHSSGDYMHLCNEEDMETLKWVLEFNKYDLYSKSDEMPDIEKLKPYYQSLIDKYVPGVLSW
- the LOC126092128 gene encoding inositol oxygenase-like isoform X3; its protein translation is MATAKVMNRPLIDPSEILRPEPIHAGKPIAQFRDYTIDDTDPIKERVRKLYYDMHKYQTVDFVNKQHAKWLKFDKFRAPIMDTLERLSGMLDQSDPDVDVPNIVHAFQTAERIREDHPDCDWLQLTGLLHDMGKIMAFYDEPQWAVTGDTFPVGCAWADSIVYRNTTFHDNPDTYNPKYNTKYGMYTPNCGLDNVLMAWGHDEYVYRLLKHNGSKLPEMGHKIIRFHSFYPWHSSGDYMHLCNEEDMETLKWVLEFNKYDLYSKSDEMPDIEKLKPYYQSLIDKYVPGVLSW